Genomic window (Molothrus aeneus isolate 106 chromosome 29, BPBGC_Maene_1.0, whole genome shotgun sequence):
agcataacttcctaacataacacatataatattccttttaatttgcatgaaaagccaatcataaaatactcatttttcaCAGTAGGTGAAGGCTTTGAGAGGACCTTTAGTGCCTGCTGCAGTCTCATACCGGCTCTGACAGGCTGAGTCCTTGCTATAAAAAAAGTAtattacatagcatagtttctattatAACATTGTtaataacctaaaactatatttaacacacttcttgagaaaattaatacagcataactttttaacataacacatataatatgtgtgctatgttagaaagttatgctgtattatatatatataatatatatagtatataatatatattatattatacatatGTTATATTATgctgtattatatatattatatatatatgtattatattttatatagccaatcataaaatactcatttttcaCAGCAGGTAAAGGCTTTGAGAGGACCTTTAGTGCCCGCTGGAGTCTCATCCCGGCTCTGCCAGGCACTGAACGCCTCCGCAGGTCTCCTGGGTCCCTCGGAAGCCCAGCTCGGTACCGCCGGCACCGGCTCCGGTTGCGGCACCGGCTCCGGTTGCGGCACCGGCTCCGGTTGCGGCACCGGCTCCGGTTGCGGCACCGGCTCCGGTTGCGGCACCGGCTCCGGTTGCGGCACCGGCGGGAGCCCCGGGCGCTCTCCCGCCGCGCCTCGGCCGCGCGCActgggcggggcggggcggggcgggggtgGGCGGGGCCTCGCGGGAGTGGGCGGGGCCGGAGCCCGGGCGCGTGCGCAGCGCTCCCGCCGCGCATGCGGAGGTGGGGGCGCCGGGAGCCGTACCGGAGGCAGCGCGGGCGGCAGGTagcgccggggccgcggcggggctCAGGGCCGggtggggccgggccgggcctcGCGGCGCTGTccgcctgcagccctgcagctgctgtcctCTGCGCCTCACCGAGGCGGAGGCGGGCGTCCCCCGAGTCACCTTGCCGCAGGCCCGAGGGGGCGCCGGCCGCTCGCTCGCTCCGGCGGCAATTCCTCGCCCGCAGGCCCACACGCTGCTGAAGGGGCGGCCCCGGGACGCGGGGCCGGCgctcgctctctctctctctgaggcCGCGCGGccggggctctgctggctgctccgCTTTCTCGGCCGGGAGGCACGAACTTAAGAGGCGGCTGCGAGCGAGTGCTGCCCCGGCGCCGGCATTTCGGCCGGGAGAGGAAGCGGCGCGGAGCGCGCCCGCTCCGTTACCCGTTGCGTAACGCGGGCAGAGCCGCGGCGCGGGCGGCGCTCGCGCTCCCGGGGCCGCGCAGCCGCCGCCcctccggccccgccgccaaAGGTGCGTGCGGTGCCCGCGGGCGAGGCCCCGCCGCATCCCCCAGGAAACGGGAACCCGCCCTCAGGGCTGTTGTCATTGCTCGTGCAAGGAttcattgttttgtttgggtttttggctggttttggtttttacaCCTGTTCCGCAGAGCGATGCGCGTGTTCTTGTGTTTCTTTCCCCGCTTCACGCGTCGTTTCGTCACCTGTTGCCATTCAAATTTCACGTTAAGAGCTGTGAAACCGACGAGTCTGTTGTGCAAGTAGGGCTGCTTGTTGTTAGCAaagaatttcagtgtttcagtatGGGCTAACCTCgagaatctcttttttttttaattctgtttaaatGCTTGCATAAAATTTAACGCACACATTCAAATAAATAGAACACACAAGATATGGCTCCATAGTGTAAAGAGAGTGGACAGGCTTACAATTTTCAGATGTCTCAGTAGCCTTATTAAAATGAGGTGTAAACACAAGAGATTGCCATTCCTACTGCTGATGCATTTGttcatatttttctctgcaACACCCGACATCAGAAATCCTAAATGTCACCTTTTTGGATGACAAAAGAGTTCTCCttaaaatcaaatgaaaggagCATCTTTTATACCTTTTCTCTTCTGGAGCAGGTGCACCTTTACATTTATGCAAACTTATTTCAGAAGAGGAAGACTTAATTTTCCACTGGGGAAGAGTTTGCCTTTACTTCTTTACTGTGGCTTTTCTGATGCAAAATCCCTAAATTGTGGTGACTAATAAAATGTATCATCTACACTGCAATATTACATGCCCATCCTTTTGAGCTGTGTTTTCCCATGTAGTTGTAACAATATTAGGAAATGTGCCCCTATTTGCAAATTTTTGCTGTTCTGACGACTGCACAGTGCAGAAATACTCACTGATGGCTACTGGATGGTGTGCAGAGATCTctttcacatttttcacatcTCTGAAAAAGCTTTCTGTGAAGTCATGAGTGCTGATAGAAGTGACAcctgttttcctttggaattGTTAAGCGTTGATGCTGTCCTTTGCCACTCGAGGTCCCATCACAAAAGCAACGTTTCCTCATTATCAGAGCAGCAATAAGGCTCCCATCACAAAAGCAACGTTTCCTCATTATCAGAGCAGCAATAAGGCTCCCATGAGTCCTTTTTGCAGTGTAGGACTGTGAGGCCAGCACATGTAGTGGGATTTAATAGCTGGGCTTCAGTGATTCCAAATAATAGATTGGCTTTTATAAATTCCTTGAATTGCAGCTTGTTTTGGACAAAGCAGCAAGGATGCAAGGATGACTTTGATGAACATTCTCCAAAGATCTGACAGTTCTGCATTGGTGGCATTCTCACAGACTGCTAGTCACAGATGTTTATTCATGCTTTGGGAATAGTTTAGGTTTTATGCTGAGGTTCTTACAGCTTGCTGTGTGTTTCAGATCCAATGGCTTGCCCACCGGCATACTGTGACTTGGGAAAGTCTGCCAGGGATGTGTTCAACAAGGGGTATGGTGAGTAAGACGAGGATGGTTTGATCACCTCTCagattttttccttggaaatgcCTGTAAGAACCTTAACAGGCACCTCAGAGCTTCCCTGATCCCTGattcccagcagggccctgcagcatccagcccctTTTGATTCTGAGCTCTGCACGTGTGCTGTGGTAGTACTGCAGTGGCAGAGAGTTTGAGGGGAAGATTCCAAGTTTGACCTTAATGTGCACTCCAGAAGAGCCTCTGAAAAATGCTGCCTCCTTTTTTACCTTCTGATTTTTCTATCTAGAGTCATTAAATCAGGGATGCTGATGGAGagtgctgtggcagtggcaggTTCCTGAGGAAGAGTGACCTTTATGTTCATCAGAATAGTCTGTTGTTAAAGCTGGAGTGCAGATATTTTCACAGTATTTGCATTTGCCTCTTTTCTGGAAACACGACTAGaaagtgttgattttttttaaatctgagtTTGTGTGCAATAAAGATTTCATTTGTATCCCAAACCCAGATGCCACATAAAACTAAAATGCACTGTGGTCTGGTCTCTCCCACCCTGGAGTTCAGGATTTGCTGAAAATTAACTCAAGTTCCCTGATTCAAAGTCAGTTACTTCAGGCTTTTCTACTTAGTGCAAGGGGCAGATATTTCCCTAGATTCAGAGCagacagaagaggaagaaagcagTAGTACTTATCTATATGGAACTCATTGAAATAagttgaaacatttttttggagtagaggagaagaaaaatttcctgccctgaaatccaaaataaaatgtgaactAAGTAAGCCAGAAGAGGAGGTTAACTGTATTGGTGGGTCCCAGCCTGCAGAAGGTGGAGGTGCTGGATGGTTGGTGGCTGTTGTAACTATAAATTAGTGTCTTTATAAATTAGTATAAAAAAGTGTCTGTTGTAACTATAAATGATGACACAACTCACTTTGAGTTGTCAGAGTTCCTTCAGTCATTCTTCTCACAATCCTCGTAACCCTCAATGTGTTCAACAACTGTTCAAACATGAGAGTTGTTTGAGCTCAGTGTACCTGTGGCATTCTTTGGGTGTGTTGGAAATGAGCCTTGTTTGTGTCTTTCAATGAACCAGGTGCTGTgtgctattttattttcaggattTGGAATGGTCAAGTTGGAGTTGAAGACCAAGTCTTCCAGTGGGGTGGTAAGTGCTGGGGACTTTAAACATCACCAGCTTAGCAATGGAAGGACAAATTCCTGAACTGGTAACAAGTATTAGAGCTTGCTAGCAGGTGTTGCTTCTCtctttcatttctcatttttaagcTCATAGCTGACAGATATTTCCACAATAGTATGAAGTTGATGTAGCAGTGCTTTTTTCCCTGGGACATGCAAGAATTTTCACACACCTTGTTGTTACTTTCCTGCCTGTTCCACTGACACATCCCAAACAGGAGTTTCTTCACCTTACCTAGCTCTCATTTCTACTTAACTGAGTTTCCCTGCAGTTACTAGTTTGCATAGGAATTTTAGTCCAGAGGGACTTGTATGCAAAAGATCAAGGGACAAGTAAGCACCAGAGTTTAACTTAACTGTGTTTTCACTCATTTCCACTGTGCTTAAAATTCAAGActtaattaaaactgaaaacagtCCTGCAGTATCCTGTATGTAGAATTTGAGAGCTTAAGTAAGCTTTAGCATTCCAAGTAACAAGAATATCCTGTGATCCCCAATTTAATGATGGCCAAGTGGAGCTTCCTCTCAGTTTCCCAGGAGAGCTGGcaaaactgggaatgggggtgATAATTTTGATCTTTACCCACAGGCATGCATTATCTACtagataatatttttcttacacTGACTCAGAGTCCTGCATGTCtcactgcagctcagtgctgttcTGATTGGTGAGATGAGCTGTTTCTCAGCCCCCTTGTAACCATATTTGCCCGAgctccctccttctcctgcattCTGACCGTGCAAATGGTGCAAGTCCTTCCTTCTGTATGACTGCATTCTGTCTCAGCTGAGGTTTGATGATTTCACACCAGGAAGGTGTGGGCCCATGAAATGATGTGGTCTCCATGCCATGGCTGTTCCTGCTCACTGACAGCTCTTGACAGGCAGTTGTCCTGGCTGGAGGTTTTGATTCTCAGACAATATGCTGATAGTTAGTTATGCTGCCTTCTGATTGTGATGCAACATGAACAACTGTGTTAAGTTCTAAAatgggctttttcttttccatgcaaTGTTCTTTGGATGTTTGTCCAGTTGGTAAGAATGGTGACTGTTTTGACACCTTGGCTCTTTCTTGCTTTGTCTGCCAAGGCTTTTTGCATACTGTGTCATTTGTACAGTGAGGAATTGTTTTTAGTGGTGTTGTTATTCACATTGCACAGTTTGACCGTGTCCATACCCTAGATCTGCTGTAGGATCCATGCATGTGAAGCCATTTGCAATCTTTATCCAGCACTCCACAACAAGAGCACTGTAAAAACAGCAAGAGGGAAAACAAGATAGACATGGTTTGGGTACAGTTGTCTGTTGCTTCAGGTTTTGAGCTTATTAGTGATTCTGATGCAACAATAATGGAGTTTTGGGGATGAAATTAAGAACAAAGCATGAGGTCTAATTCATGCATGGATACTAATAGTACCTCAGATTGTTCCAGCACAAAGGTTTGGGTGTTCTTCTGTGGACTTAGAAAACCACAGTGACAGTGTCTGTTGATTAGAACTCTTTCATAGATTGCAAGTGGTTTTGCCTGCTAAGTGCATGGCATTCCTGTGAAGTGTTGAAATAACTGCCACTTTGGCAGTGGAAGTCAGAAAAAGGACTTTTGATGCATAAGCTTGGGGAAAAGTGTGGTAAAGTTAAGGTGGGGGTAGCAGGTAATCAAACTCCCACGGGGAGAAGTGAATGAAGTTGTCAGGTCTTTGTTTCACACGGCTCTTGCCAAGCTGGGCAGGTTCCAAGGCTCTGTCAGTTCACCTCAATAACAGAAATattcagagcagggctgccagaAGGAGAAGCATTCTGTGACacaaaagaaattgttttaGGTGGGGATAGGGAGGAGGAGCACGGTGATTCTGAGGGTTCTGTCAAAAGGCCTAAGGGTGTGAGTGGGACAAGTGGGAAAAGTGaatgtaattaaatataaagaGTGCTGAAACTCCTGACCCTGGGATGAGCTTGGCTGATGCACGGTGCTACCAATGCCAAGGCTGTGGGTTTGATCTCTGTGTGGGCCATTCCCATAAAAATGGGCCTCAGGGACTCTTTGGCTTCCTCCCAAGCCAGGCTGTGGTGTGACTGCGTGCTCTTGTGCTCTTGACAGGAATTCAATGCAGTCGGTTCCTCCAACACGGACACGGGCAAGGCTTCGGGCAGTCTGGAGACCAAATACAAGGACAAATGCCACGGACTTACATTCACTCAGAAGTGGAACACAGATAACACATTGGGAACAGAAATCTGTGTCGAGAATAAAGTAAGACTAAGTGGATCCTTTGGAAATGTTTCTGCAGCTGGTATGAGACGGGATTGAGATGAACAGGAAACACTGGAGAATGAAAATTGCACAAAAGCACCTGGAGTATGAAAAAAAGTTGCAGAACACACAGGCTGGGAGTGGGGGGTGCTAGCTCATGATTTGGGGGCACAGTTACTGCATTGTTGAATGAACCTGACTGTGCAGaactggcactgctgcagccaggcagggaaacCAAAGACAGGTCtcataattttaaatgctttcatgTAAAAGAACTCAAATTTGGCTGCGTTGAGattgaatatattttatatatataaggTTGAAGAGAAAGATGAATGTTTGCAGCTCGGCACTGCTTACACAAAGGGTTGCTAGCATGCAGCATTCTCAAAACACAGGTTTTTTGGACATTAACAGGTTTATGCCTTTCACTTCATGCCTCAGGGATAAGGTAATGATGCCAAAGATAGGAGTTCTGTAGTGCCACCTGCCAGGTGGGGCCATTCATGTTTGTACTTTCACCTGTGCTTCAGAATGGAAAGTGCAGCTAATAAGAAAGGTGGGTGAAAATGAGAGGGGTGTGTGCTTTGGCCTGTGAGGAAACACAGAACCTGTAGATTATGAGAGAGATTCTTGAGCTCCTGTGTGGACTGCCTGAACTATAAAGAATAAGGAAACATGACTTGAGTCgttttctttctctcataaTTCTGTGAATAATTTTCTTGTTGCCAGCACCAGATGTGTCAACTTCCTATATGTAAAACCAGGAAGTTTTTACAAAGTCTGTGCTGTTAAAGGGCTTCCTTGTGGGAAGAAAAGGTCCTATTTTAATCCTTCATCATGCAGCATCTTCAGATTTCATTGGAAATCATGAGGGAGACATCAGAgttctattttgttttctctttagaTGGGAAGTAGAGTTCTAGTGGTGGAATATAAGAAATTATGTTTCAACTGATTTTTGAGCAgatgtgtgtttttctttgcagatgGTTGACGGGTTGAAGGTGGCTCTTGACACTACATTTGTACCAAACACAGGGTAAACATTTTCTATTACCTTTATCTGCAGACTGCTAGAATTTCCCATAACTTCTAAAAATACTTTGCTCATTGTGTAAAAGTTCAGCATTTATTGGAGAAGATTCTGCAATCACTGTAGAATCTTCTGCAGGCAGTGGGTAATACCTAACTCAGAAGGACGAGTTCTGcttgaaaaaattcttcagctTTTTGGCCAGTGGCAAATTTCTCATTTTGCAGTAGGTACTAATCTCTAACTCTCCCCTTAAACAACCAGACCTTCATATTCTTGGCAGTCCTAAGGCTGTCAAGTCAGTAagccaattttattttattttttttttgctgatgcTTTTGGCCAGATGATGTCTGTACACAGTTGAATGAGGAGGTAGAATGGGCAGTGGAATAGCACTTAGTTGTCTTTCTCAATTCACTTGTACTTAAATTTGGcaagaagcaaagcaaaggagGGGTGTTTAGGTCTGAGGAAAGATTGAGACTGCTTTGCAAATAAGGATTGGTTCTAATTTATTGGTTCTAATTTATTGGGGAGAGCCTGTCAGAAGACCTGAGTTTGAAACACTGCTTGGATATGAGGAATTAGAAGCTAAGTCCAAAATGAGACCCCAGGCCCAGGTGTGAGCAAGTGGCAGCACAAGGGTTCTGCCATGTCTTGAGTGGAAGAGAAAGGAGCTTGGGGGGAGAAGTAAAGAGGTGCTGAAGTTTTGCTGTAGTTGTGTTTGAGTTGGTAGCAAAATCAACAGACACACATTGGAGAGAGGAATTGGTGTCACAAGAGGGCCAGAAAAAGGCAGACTAAGGGGATGATGGCTGGAGGATGAGGAAATCTGGTTTTGGTGGAGGAGCAgtgaagaaaggaaagcaagCAATGCACAAGAACAGTGGAGATAACCAAAGGGACAAAAATCCCTTGAAAGACAGCTGTTGGTGCAGGCTTATGGATGCTCCTGAAATAAACTGATGATGCCATAACCCATTacactcacagaaaaaaaaaaaaacttgaaacCAGATGGGTTTTAAAGCATGAAGGAGAAACAATTTTGTCTCTCTTGTTTCTTGAGGATTGTATGGAGTTTGAGGTGGTAGGAGAAAAAGTGGCACCAGGTGAATGAATGTACACAGCACCATGATCCTTATCCtgtgcctcctcctgcagccaagtGGAGAGCAGGGAACACAATAGTTTCATTAACTGATTAAGGGACACCCATATTGAAACAAAACTACATTCCTTACATCCTTGTGTACTCCTGTGCATAATCCTGCATGTTTCTGCAGGAAGAAGAGTGGGAAGTTGAAGACCACCTACAAAAGAGATTATGTCCATGTAGGCTGCAGCGTAGACATTGATCTCTCTGGGCCAACTGTTTATGGCTGGGCAGTGGTGGGCTATGAAGGGTGGCTTGCTGGCTACCAGACAGCTTTTGATACAGCCAAGTACAAGATCACACAAAGGAACTTTGCCTTGGGATACAAGGCCGAGGACTTTCAGCTGCACACTAATGTGTAAGTATTACCTGAGCCTAGAAAAGCATCAGAGGAGCCCAGCTATGGGAACAGTTAGCAGTGATGGCCTTAGGTCAAAGGTGGGTGAAGGGAAGGGGATGCTGATTTGTTTCCAATTCATTTATATTcagtgttttcatttaaaatgggGACACCTTCCCATCTCTTGGCTGTCTCTTGACACCTTGTTTCCCAGTAACTTTGGGGTTTGTGTATCTAAGATGGTGATGTAAAGGCCCTTTATGGCAATTTGTAATTAAAAGCTGAGAGCTTTAACTTCTGTAATGGCACAAGAGAACAAAGCCTGCAGTTAAACTACTCCACCTTGTCCCCTCCTCAATCAGCCAGAGAGTTCCTCCCTCAGAAATGGGTGAAGGAGAAAGGCAGGTGTAGCATTGTGTGTGTTTCCAGCTGtcatccctgcacagctctaGTCTTGGCATCCAGATGGCCTGAGGTGCTTTGAAGATGGTGGATTTAAACAACTGTAATGCACCAACATGGTTTTCAGCCTCCTCATTCCCATAACTGCAGTCTCCTTTGTGTGTTACTGCACTGTGGCATTTATCTGGGTGGgttgttggggtttctttttgtcAGAACCTCAAACTGTAGGACTCTGGCTGTTGGAAAGTCCTGTTCCATTCTGCAAAGCAAAATAGGTTTTGTGTAAAACAAAGATGAGCAGCAGTCTGCCAGCAGTGAGCTTGGGCTCAGGGCTCAGTTTAGGAGACAATGATCAAAGGATTGTGGGGAAGGGTTAATCCAAGGAGTTACAAACAAGGCAAGGCTTGACTCGCTTGCATCTGTTACAAACAGGAACGATGGCACTGAGTTTGGTGGGTCAATTTATCAGAAGGTCACTAACAAGGTTGAGACCTCAGTCAATCTCGCATGGACTGCTGGCAGTAACAACACACGTTTTGGTATTGCTGGAAGGTACCAGCTGGATGAGAAGTCTTCTGTTGCGGTAAGAATTGTGTTACAGAAATGAGTATTTCAAGCTCCCCCTTAATACTGAAAATTTGTGTTATGAAGCAGTTGCTTTAATTAGTTACTGAGGAAGTATGGTAGATGGCAAATTgtggcttttgttttggttcAGATTTAAATTGGGACCTCACACGTCACATTTTGTGAAATTATTGGGGTAAAGAAATCCTAAACGTAATTTTGTCCATAGTGAAATACTCTGAGTAGTGTgctgcaaaatatattttaaaaggtaatGAAAGGACACAGTGTCCTTTTAATTCTGAAATCCATAATGTAAGACCATATTATGGTTACAATGGTGGAAGTTCAGCTGAGCTTACAGCCCTCTCCGAACAGTAAGTTAACCCTTGAAAGTCAGCCGAGATGTGAGTGTTTTAATACTAAGAACTGAAGTTCAAAGCATTTATGTTTCAAAACAACAATTAGTTCCAGGAGCATTGAACCAAAATCAAAGATGAGAAATGCTATTGTGAAGAGCTCAAAACGTAGCAATGCAAAAAGGGGATTGCATGTTCATGTATTTCTTGCtcattagaagaaaaaagaaaatccctccTGAGTGATGTGAGCAGGCTCTGAGGGGCTGTAGTGAGCAGCTCTTTAAAGGATGGAGGAGCGAAGAACAGCATGGCTTTCTGTGTGGGCAGAATTGGTGCAGGACTGCCATTTGCTTGAGATGGAAACTCCTGAGAAAAGAGTGAAACTCATTCTAAAAGAGCTTGGTCTGCAAGTAGCTGAAGAGCATTAATGCATAATCCCCCTTCTCAGGGCACTGGCACACTTCTGTATCAATACTTAAGTATTCAGTGTATaaatattgtgatttttttttttcttgcaggcTAAAGTGAACAATGCCAGCCTCATTGGAATTGGTTACACTCACACCCTCCGACCTGGTAGGTAATTCTCCCTGCAGAGGAGCAAACAGTGCTGAGTGCTGCACTGTGGTTTAATTCACTGTTGTCTCAGGGCAGAACAGATGAGCAGAGGAGCTAGAAGTCCTTTAGAAGTCTTTGTGCAGACTCAGAAGTAAAGGATGTGTGTGTACACACTGCACAGGGACCTGTCCCAGTGTGTGATGGCTCTCATGCCTTGCTTTTGTAGGTGTAAAGCTGACGCTCTCAGGCTTGATTGATGGCAAGAATTTCGCTGCTGGAGGTCACAAACTCGGGCTGGCATTTGAGCTGGAAGCTTAACACAGCTTGAGGTCAAACAACTGGTGGTGCTCTGGAAGATGAAGGAAAAGTGAACCCCATGCATTTCAGCCTTAATATTACTCCGAAATTTGAAGAAGTGTGaacttcctgctcttcccaagaaTGACTTGAACTCAATGCTGAAGTCCAGAGTGTGCCAGCACAACAAAGGAAGCCACGTGAAGGCATGCATGGAAGTTGTGATGTTTGTGCCACATTTCAGTTTCCtgtattttaaatctgtttcaaaaaaaccagaagaaaatccAACCTCCCCCCACTATTGTATTGCATTTTGCATGTCCTATACTTCACAGCCTTTTATAAAAGGAGGTCTCTGTGCTGTagtggaaatttggggtttacATCAGAATGAAATAAATTGGTCACGGTCAGAACACAAGGTTGCTGTGTGTTGACTCTCACCAGGTTTCATCCAGCTGAGGTTTTtggtccttttttttccccttttcatgCAACTTTAAGCATAGTTAATAGATAATCTGCAAATGCTTTGTTACAAGATACCTGCACACTGAAGCTCTCCTTCTCCTTTGGTTTCTAGGATAACATTCTTACACCTCTCATGTTTTAGACACCCCACAGTGAAAGCAGCTTTCTCCATTAAAATGTTATTGAGCGCATCAAAAAGAGCAAACCAAAAGTTTACATGTTTTAGATAATTTCGTTCCCATACAGGAAACAAGTACCAGGTAAGTACAACCATTacacttaaagaaaaaaagtgcaaaTCAGCAAAGTCAAGAAATCAAGTTCACAGTTCATTAGGAAGGTGACATCTACCAGTGACTGGGTATGTCCATTGTTCATTAGAAAGCCTAAAATGCAGCAAAACAGCCACAGGTGATGCCTAAGGGAAGATTTATCAGGACAGACTACCTGCTGTCTTAAGGCACAATTAAGAACATTTTCCAAGCGGTTAAGAACAGGCATTCCCTACTTGTATCTTTGTGAAAAAGTGTCTGAGGAGTGGATACTAAAAGCTGGGCCAtgtgtgtcacagcagcagGTGGTGACAGCAGAAGAAGGCAGTTGATGTTCCCtcctcagaggcagcagcttttcacagTTGGCTTCCCAGAGTAGCTCGGCTTCAGAGGCAACCAAAGGGATTTTACATCTCTGTTTGTCCTGGGCTGTTTGTTTCTTctacctggagctgcagccagctccagtCTAGAGCCTAAAGAATAAATGAAGTTCAGCACCAGCTTAAAGTTGAGCTTTCTCTAGAATAAAGGCATGTTAagggttttaaaaaattactgtgaACACGTTGGTCAGTATGATTTCACGATGAGCCACGTGACTGCTATCAAGTAAACTTAACCTATTTTACAATCTTTTTCATATTCTGCATCATTAAATTAAGCATCCCTGCCCACCACTGTACTGCCACCCACTGATCTTAAATTTGTGTGCagttttgcagtatttttgtaCAACTGCCAAGTGCTTTGCCCCATCCTTTACTGTTCAGTCCTGGCAAGCAGAATAATGTCAGTCAACAGCTGATGAGGGAACAGGCATTTCCtatctctgcagctcctgctctccccttGTCCAGGAGTAAACTGCAGATTTCAATTAGCTATATTGGTGGTGGCAAAGCTGCAGATTTCAATTAGCTATATTGGTGGTGGCAAAGCTGCAGAAGCAGAGCTTTGAAGCCATGCACTTCCCCAGTCCATTTATAGAAGAATGAATACATTACCAAGAAACTCTGCTCTTGATCCTTCATTGTGTCGTGCATCACATTTTCCAGTTGGCTGCAAAGTTTCCGAGATTCCAGCAGTAGCTCCTCACTGAAAGGGGCAATTCTGTCATTATTAATTCCTATGACAGTTTAAAGAGCAGATGCACTACAGAACACTGAAGTCAGTCAGCTCATAGGTCTGTAATTCACACTGCAACTTGAAAAGTTGGTGGCAGCCCCCGAGTGACTACACAGGGGCAAAGAAATGTATTCCAGGATGGGATTGGGCTCTTACTATGTGCAGCCACTGTTGCTAGAGAAAAAGCTGAGAAGGCTGTAACCTTAAGGATGGAGCAACATGCCAATAAACAAACCAAGGTCTCTCATTCCACCTGGTGACCTAGGGAAGCCAGAACCACCCAGGCTTGGCTGCAGGATTCTCCTCAATGATACAGCTCCATGACAATGCTTTAACAGTTCTTGCTGGCAGTGCACTTCTAAGTGAGCCCAACCATCTCAgattaaaggaagaaaaccaaaaaaccaccattATTACTGAAGCAGGGGGAAGTGAAATGAACCTATACCCGATTCCCCATTTTTGTAAGGAAGATCTGCAAGGCTGTTAACTACTAAAGTAAACCAAGACTGCTGCCAACACAAGCTGAACACAAAGTGTAAAAATACGAGAAACCCTGAGTGCCATTATTTCTAAAAGCAGGAAGCCCAGCTTTGTGGTGCTGGCAGTAGCAGCTGAAGAACTCCAGACCTGGCCTCaccttttcctgacagagtCTGATAAATTGTATGTTCCAGGAgggacctgcagcagcagctgacccGAGCTGCCGAGCCGTGAGGTGCTCATGCTCTCGGGACTGCCAGTGACAGGACCACGCACTTTACtctgaagaaaacacagaacGTTCAGAGCGCAATCATTTCCATTAGTTTTCAGCAGCCAGGAATATGAGACAGCCTGGAACTTGGCTTTAATAcaaattcaaaataaagaaCCATAGGACATAA
Coding sequences:
- the VDAC3 gene encoding voltage-dependent anion-selective channel protein 3 isoform X2, whose product is MFVQLEFNAVGSSNTDTGKASGSLETKYKDKCHGLTFTQKWNTDNTLGTEICVENKMVDGLKVALDTTFVPNTGKKSGKLKTTYKRDYVHVGCSVDIDLSGPTVYGWAVVGYEGWLAGYQTAFDTAKYKITQRNFALGYKAEDFQLHTNVNDGTEFGGSIYQKVTNKVETSVNLAWTAGSNNTRFGIAGRYQLDEKSSVAAKVNNASLIGIGYTHTLRPGVKLTLSGLIDGKNFAAGGHKLGLAFELEA
- the VDAC3 gene encoding voltage-dependent anion-selective channel protein 3 isoform X1, with protein sequence MACPPAYCDLGKSARDVFNKGYGFGMVKLELKTKSSSGVEFNAVGSSNTDTGKASGSLETKYKDKCHGLTFTQKWNTDNTLGTEICVENKMVDGLKVALDTTFVPNTGKKSGKLKTTYKRDYVHVGCSVDIDLSGPTVYGWAVVGYEGWLAGYQTAFDTAKYKITQRNFALGYKAEDFQLHTNVNDGTEFGGSIYQKVTNKVETSVNLAWTAGSNNTRFGIAGRYQLDEKSSVAAKVNNASLIGIGYTHTLRPGVKLTLSGLIDGKNFAAGGHKLGLAFELEA